One Caloenas nicobarica isolate bCalNic1 chromosome 31, bCalNic1.hap1, whole genome shotgun sequence genomic region harbors:
- the ADAM15 gene encoding disintegrin and metalloproteinase domain-containing protein 15 isoform X2, giving the protein MRTLRLLLLLLFLLLLLAAGTGANGSGAGDSSWQRRAEPGHSWRVTPRVLRDNRTLSLAEATQGGFPARLRVLLELEGTRLVLELEQNWDLVPGAGALLYYLPNGTRVTREASEQERCCYRGTVRGFPGSWANLCACTGLSGHLQLVATRSYGLEPDAGGSPGRHVVYRLREARLAPRACGQGALDPPQVEVEETEPPQPQRAKRAAAEQRFVELVMVVDHAAFQNYPDLQRVHTRTLEIANQVDAFFQPLGLRVALLAVEVWSEGDRFAVGGSARATLERFLRWRREELLPRLAHDNAQLLTGVRFDDVSVGMSAQSSMCSPARSGGVSTDHSVSVLVVASTVAHQLGHNLGMRHDSAGRFCHCGDLRQDRGCIMASPTGLTPGLSFSNCSRQDLERGLRQGLGWCLSNVPEPRPAAREPLCGNGFLEPGEGCDCGLSLECADPCCNSTSCQLMPGAECAVGDTCCQDCRLRGAGHPCREALSECDLPEFCDGVSPHCPPDAFLQDGQPCAGGTALCYGGACATYEGQCQQLLGTGAGPVTDSCMAALNARGDGRGHCGQLPNGSYVACAQRDAGCGMLQCRRAGTPGDASCQGALLPRDEDVSDAAMVLPGTACGPGKVCLQHQCQDVAALGDQQCQSKCHGHGVCNNHGRCHCERGWAPPTCESPGAGGSEDSGPPTPQRGGSALPTALLLSALLGLALALGLCRARRAGWHKRLCQLGKGTSCQYRISQPQPRSGSPPARPRPPQWRRATELQDMHSSKPAALGSARPDPPSRPLPPDPPPKDRPPPPTRPLPADPVLPGTQPPGPAKPPPPQRPLPLDPPGPSLPCGETQPGHPYVTVIPSRAPPPPPAGTQREA; this is encoded by the exons cctgctggagctggaggggaCGCGGctggtgctggagctggagcaaaACTG GGATCTGGTGCCGGGCGCCGGAGCGCTGCTCTACTACCTGCCCAACGGCACGCGGGTGACACGGGAGGCCAGCGAGCAG GAACGTTGCTGCTACCGAGGGACGGTGCGCGGCTTCCCTGGCTCCTGGGCCAACCTCTGCGCCTGCACCGGGCTCAG cgGCCACCTCCAGCTGGTGGCCACCAGGAGCTATGGGCTGGAGCCGGATGCCGGTGGCTCCCCGGGGCGGCACGTGGTGTACCGGCTGCGGGAGGCCCGGCTGGCGCCACGGGCCTGCGGGCAGGGGGCCCTGGACCCCCCCCAGGTGGAGGTGGAGGAGACGGAGCCCCCCCAGCCGCAGAGA GCCAAGCGGGCAGCGGCAGAGCAGCGGTTCGTGGAGCTGGTGATGGTGGTTGACCACGCCGCG ttccagAATTACCCCGACCTGCAACGCGTCCACACCCGGACCCTGGAAATCGCCAACCAGGTGGACGCG tTCTTCCAGCCGCTGGGTTTGCGGGTGGCCCTGCTGGCGGTGGAGGTCTGGAGCGAGGGCGACCGCTTTGCGGTGGGCGGCAGTGCCCGGGCGACGCTCGAGCGGTTCCTGCGCTGGCGCcgggaggagctgctgccccggcTGGCCCACGACAACGCGCAGCTGCTCAC GGGCGTCCGCTTTGATGATGTCTCAGTGGGAATGTCGGCTCAGAGCTCCATGTGTTCCCCCGCGCGCTCCGGGGGGGTCAGCACG GACCACTCGGTCAGCGTCCTCGTCGTCGCCTCCACCGTGGCCCATCAGCTGGGACACAACCTGGGGATGCGCCACGACAGCGCCGGGCGCTTCTGCCACTGCGGCGACCTCCGGCAGGACCGCGGCTGCATCATGGCGTCACCCACGGG GCTGACGCCCGGTCTGAGCTTCAGCAACTGCAGCCGGCAGGACCTGGAGCGCGGCCTGCGGCAGGGACTCGGCTGGTGTCTGTCCAACGTCCCCGAGCCCCGGCCCGCGGCCCGGGAGCCCCTCTGCGGGAACGGCTTCTTGGAGCCGGGCGAGGGCTGCGACTGCGGCCTCAGCTTG GAGTGCGCCGATCCCTGCTGCAACAGCACCAGCTGCCAGCTGATGCCGGGGGCCGAGTGCGCGGTGGGGGACACGTGCTGCCAGGACTGCCGG CTGCGCGGCGCCGGCCACCCGTGCCGGGAAGCCCTGAGCGAGTGTGACCTGCCCGAGTTCTGCGACGGGGTGTCACCGCACTGTCCCCCCGACGCCTTCCTGCAGGACGGGCAGCCCTGCGCCGGCGGCACCGCGCTCTGCTACGGCGGAGCCTGCGCCACCTACGAGGGacagtgccagcagctgctggggacag GCGCCGGGCCCGTCACCGACTCCTGCATGGCCGCGCTGAACGCGCGCGGGGACGGACGCGGGCACTGCGGGCAGCTCCCCAACGGCTCCTACGTCGCCTGCGCCCAGCG CGACGCCGGCTGCGGGATGCTGCAGTGCCGGCGTGCCGGCACCCCGGGGGACGCGTCCTGCCAGGGCGCCCTCCTGCCCAGGGACGAGGACGTGAGCGACGCGGCCATGGTGCTGCCCGGCACAGCCTGCGGCCCCGGCAAG gTGTGTCTCCAGCACCAGTGCCAGGACGTCGCGGCGCTGGGCGACCAGCAGTGCCAGAGCAAGTGCCACGGGCACGGG GTGTGCAACAACCACGGGCGCTGCCACTGCGAGCGGGGCTGGGCCCCCCCCACCTGCGAGAGCCCCGGCGCGGGGGGCAGCGAGGACAGcggcccccccaccccgcagcGAG GGGGGAGCGCCCTGCCCACCGCCCTGCTGCTGAGCgcgctgctggggctggcgcTGGCACTGGGGCTCTgccgcgcccgccgcgccgGCTGGCACAAGCGGCTGTGCCAGCTCGGCAAGGGGACGTCGTGCCAGTACAG GATCTCGCAGCCGCAGCCCCGCTCAGGCAGCCCCCCCgcgcgcccccggcccccgcaGTGGCGTCGGGCCACGGAGCTGCAGGACATGCACAGCAGCAAG CCGGCTGCCCTCGGCTCGGCGCGGCCCGACCCGCCGTCCCGGCCTCTCCCGCCGGACCCTCCGCCCAAG GACAGGCCGCCCCCCCCCACACGCCCGCTGCCCGCGGACCCCGTGCTGCCCGGCACTCAG cccccaggtCCAGCCAAGCCCCCCCCGCCTCAGCGGCCGCTGCCCTTGGACCCCCCGGGGCCTTCGCTCCCCTGCGGTGAGACCCAACCTGGTCACCCCTATGTCACCGTCATTCCCTCCAG ggcgccccccccgccgcccgcgggcACCCAGCGGGAGGCCTGA